In the Paenibacillus sp. J23TS9 genome, GCCAGCTGCTGTAGTTCAGGCCAGTCTGCCATGTAACTGCCTGCAAACACGTTCCAGCCCTGCTCTAACAACCTCTTGGTCATTCCAAGACCGAGGCCGCGGTCAGCACCCGTTACAACTGCCGTTTTGTTCATGCACGCTTTTCCCCCTCTCTATGCCGTTATAGCGGAATCTCTGCACCCGCTTCATTCAATAGCACCATTCTTTCCTCATCCTCGCGTGAATGTGTAAAATAGCGAAATGCAGCTTCAGCGGAAAGATTCATGTCTACCTCTGCCGCAGGTGCATACAAACGGAAGGTGTAACCTTCACGGCTTAAATCCCCATGCATCATTGTATAAGCCATATGTAAAGCGGCCTTCGACATGCTGTAACCCATACTGCTTCCGGGTAGGCTGAGCCCCAAGCTTCCCTTCGGGTCCGTAAGAAGCGCAATCCGCTTCAACCCTTGATGCATCATAGGCAAAAATGCCTCAACGACCCGGATCGGTCCAAGAGCATTCCCGTTAAAGGAATCCAGCAGCCCTGCAGGGGATATGGAGGCTATGCCAGCAATCTCATCTTCTCCTGTCGACACCGTCTGGCTGACGATCAAATCGATACGATCGGTGATACGCTGAACATGAGCAGCCGCTGCTTGAACGGAGTCTTTCGACCGTGGATCAAGCGTTACGGCACGGATCTGTTCCGTTCCCGTAAAGCTTAAGCCCATACTCTCAGGGCTGCAGGCAATAACCGTCCACTGATGCATTGCAAAATAACGGCAAAGGGATGTGCTCCAAGGATGCTGAGCTTCTGTGATAAGTACGACCTGTGTCACCCAGCATCTCTCCCCTGTCCGTTATGTAAGCACCATTCCAAGGATTGTCTCAGCAATTTCTGGTACTCCGGATGCAGCCATACCTCCAGGTTGTGACCCGGTGTCAGTACGCATACACATCCCGCCCCCTGCTGCCTCGTCCAGCCTCCCGGCTGCTGTCCATGCTCCGAGCTGGTTGACAGAAAGATGTCCTTATCATGGCCCGCTGTGACATCCACAAAGTAATGCTCATCTTTTATCGTAAATTCATGGATACCTTGTGTAATCGGGTGTTCGTCAACCGGCTTCATCGTTACCGGGCACTGCTCGGGATGATGGTTGAATACGGCACCCACCAGCTCACGCATCGCCAGCGAATCCTTATATCCCACAGTGCCTGAGTGGATGACCAGAAGCGCACCTCCCCTATTCACATAAGATTGAAGCACCTGCTCCATCTGTATTGAGATCCAAGGCTTTTCCTCTTCTGCCGACACCCGGTTGGATTTGCTAATGAGAAGCACGGGATATTCTTGTAACCGTTCCACAGCATGCTCCTGAAAATCAGGTCCGGTTGCCAATATATAATCAAATTCAAAGTCATGTTTCCGCAGCGGCTCCAAGCCTTCCTTGATCACATGAGCCGGATGCCAGTTGTCGTCGCA is a window encoding:
- a CDS encoding SDR family NAD(P)-dependent oxidoreductase; translation: MTQVVLITEAQHPWSTSLCRYFAMHQWTVIACSPESMGLSFTGTEQIRAVTLDPRSKDSVQAAAAHVQRITDRIDLIVSQTVSTGEDEIAGIASISPAGLLDSFNGNALGPIRVVEAFLPMMHQGLKRIALLTDPKGSLGLSLPGSSMGYSMSKAALHMAYTMMHGDLSREGYTFRLYAPAAEVDMNLSAEAAFRYFTHSREDEERMVLLNEAGAEIPL
- a CDS encoding ThuA domain-containing protein, which codes for MRVLVLCDDNWHPAHVIKEGLEPLRKHDFEFDYILATGPDFQEHAVERLQEYPVLLISKSNRVSAEEEKPWISIQMEQVLQSYVNRGGALLVIHSGTVGYKDSLAMRELVGAVFNHHPEQCPVTMKPVDEHPITQGIHEFTIKDEHYFVDVTAGHDKDIFLSTSSEHGQQPGGWTRQQGAGCVCVLTPGHNLEVWLHPEYQKLLRQSLEWCLHNGQGRDAG